The Aedes albopictus strain Foshan chromosome 2, AalbF5, whole genome shotgun sequence region CATAATCAATTCAAAACTTTGAAATTTTATTGTTCAGGATCAACAACATTCACATATAGacaccattaaaaattaaaaataatttttaaaacgatgttatttcattactaatTCTTAAAATCAGATGACCTGATACTATAAGAAAACACTGTTTTTGAACACTCAAACTTCATACACTATTTTATAGTAGATTTTTCAAACaaatagtaactttttcgcacattataaacatgaagcattgtttataatcacaacccatgcagaaaatatttttgtgttgcGAATTTATGCTTAAAAcacagggtggccatcttgccccatatggccatcttgccccacaaccccctaaGTGCATTGTAGTTTCGCAGCGCTGCGTCCGTCTCGCTTTGATTCCACTGCTGTTCATTTTACACACCGCTTTTCACTTCAAAAtgcaaacaataaataaaaaagcGCAAACTgtaaataaagaaagtgacgtcacacaatcagaatagcaactcagtgcaagaAATGAGCTCTGAAATGAATCCTCAGTTTTTATTGGACGTAAACtgaaacaaattaaatatgtCATTATGACTTTTGATGAATCCTGCATAAAATCACAAAGACATAAAGGGTCACAGACAAGCACACGTAACACTTCTAACATTTCATCACAGACAAGAAGTCTCCGGTCTCCCTCTAGCCATTTCTtgtcgttttattttttaaataatatttaaATACTACAAtactctcagttcaagtcagtcttgttagaattttctggacactgcgtaccgttgtacaggaatcacactcgtatcacatgtctgtccggggtataaaaggactgagtttggccaatagagtggccaatcataaactaggtgacaatagtgagcgaatgtaaaacttgaacaaaaacaCTGCGAGTGCCACAGATGGGCAGTTGACCAACTattaattttttaaataaaaccgttgaatcggtgtacgtgggaattattagtgttgcgtctgtttgtttgtgatagggttctggaaaacatctagtcacgtaagacaaagtGCATCAATATTCATCTCTTGGTTTATTGATCCACTGCTGTTTATTTTCCACACTTCTCAGCTCAGctcagctcacttcaccgcaaaatataaataaagaaagtgacgtcacacaaaccatcggaatagcaactcagtgcaagatttgagtgggtccccaaatgtggaaacccatcgctaatcccatgtcgcgtcctttttttttcattcccgtttagataccgccggtgtgaacatgggtccctattcagggcccggaaatagggatagggacccagatagggacTCCCGTGGCGGTGCTCTAACACCATCGCATACATATCGAGATGAGTGAAACGATAAGCTCGACCGAGGGCAGTTCGGCGCaataattgagttgtccaaaaaatgtctcacgaaacctaatgcaagcctatccatatacgtgagaacaaaagatgtttacaaagttcttacagatagattaacacgggaattctgaacacaaaccactaccacacaggaatttggattggtcaatagggggccctcgtatcacatgtctgtccggggtattagtttagttttaattttatagcattgTACCCATTGTACGGTTTCGAGCTATGAGTGGACTCCTTGGCGGGATCCGATTCTGCCCGTTCAGCGAGCGACAACAAAAATCGCTTTCTGTTTCGCTCACGCAGAGCAACCATCGCCTTCTCTCGCTCGCGGTGCCGATGTCTCCGCTGTCATTTGATGATTCGGATGGAGTTGGAGACAACGATGTCgtgttgttgaaaaaaaaatccttctaaatTTTACTTTCGTCAGCATAAAAAAGTAGCGTGGTGTTGTGTCTTATTTCGAGTGAAAATTGTCGCAGTTAGATGCAAAAACGCAGGATTATTTCGATAAGTAATCTTTTGCATTAATAAGTATGTCCAATAGTGAGCTGACGCCAAAAGAATCACTGGTAAGTGTAATTCTTGTTTGTGTACATTATTTTCTTGCATCCAAACATGAATCCAGCATCATGCACATAAATTATATAACATCATCAAACTTACACAGTAATTAACAAGTGCGCAGGAAAGAATTCCTCCCAAGCGATCATAATCTAGGTGTCTATCCATTTCGCATCATCTCTCATGGCTTAATTAGGTGGAAATGTTCATACTTATGTTTGCACCTTTTGTTTACGTTGAGGTTAGGCATCGGTTCCGGATGAATGCAGAAGAGCTCTTCCGGACAACACACCCGGGTGTTGATTTACTTCATCCAGTTCTCCGTAACGCATTCAGGTGGTAAGATCAGGTAGTGGTAAAACCTACGGTAAGATGTGTGCTCAAAGGAATCTATTCCAATTTTATGTGCAGAACTTTAATTTAAGATTATGACGGGCTtatggccgatttcttcacctcggcttaaccggtaagccaggcttacccatacagttaaacctggcttaacgcttaagccagggtgaagaaatcgccccttagtggTTTTACATATTGATAAGATGCAATGCCAAAGGGGAAAATGAAACCGATTTCCGAACGCGGATGTTGTTGCTTAGCTTGTATCGTATATTCCTAAATTGTAGTTGAAAGACGCCGTCGTTTCAATATCAATGATAAAATAAAGGAGCTTGGAACGCTTTTGCCCCGTAACTTCGAAGGTTCCAGCAGTGACATCAACGGAAAGGATGGCCGAGTGAACAAAGGGACCATCCTCAAAGGAACCGTGGATTATGTTAAGGAGCTGAAACAGGAAGTCTGCGCTTTGCGTCGAAATGGTGATCTCTTGGTTGCTATCAAGAACGAAAACATCATTCTACAGCACAAACTGGCGGTAAAGTATAGGATTATGCGAGTAATCCCTGTTTATGGTTTATAATTTATTAGGTAACATTTTAAACGATCCTCAGTACATAATATAGTTTTAAGTTTAATGCAATTCTTAGCTTTCAGCGGTAATATATTCTTTTTTACAGCTTGTTCATAGAGTAAGTATTATCACACTGCAGTTCTTTATGATACCATACAATTAATATACTTTAATCAATTATTGTTTAATCTGACAGGGTTTTCGCTTGGAGGGAGGAATTCTACCGGTTTATATCATAATAGGTAGGGATACCTGTGCTGTTTTCGATAGTTCCGTTCTCTACGCAATGGagatttttctttaaataaaatGGCATCAATGGCCACACATAAATGTATTGTTGTATGGTTGAATTTCTGATTATTTGCGCAACTAGACCACCTCCTTTTCACGAAGATAACGAAACTGTCGAAAATGTAACAAGTCACCCTATGAACACTGAAGCAAAAGCATACCGATTTTAGCAACATATAGAATTAGTCTTTAACGGtttccattttttgtaatatTCGCTACTTTTGCCTTGAATTGCAATTCAAAATTAAGCCAATGCTCATTTTGAATCCCTGCAATCTTTTCAAGCTGTTCAAACAAAAAATCTGGTTTGTTAAGCAAATCGAAAATTATCACAAAGAAAGATTGCTCTAAAAATAGGCGATAGCgggcttgctgacgtttattcacctttctctttcaaacatgcaggcggaataggatttgttgccatcaggaaaggtttcccgatgaaaacaaatcctatcccgcctgcatgcttgaaagagagaggtgaataaacgtcagcaagttctatttttgactagtcgtcaacatttttttaaagaatcgtgTGATGAGCTCGAAATCGTTGTGGAAAAATTGTATTTGTTTTTCCATACTACGCCTAGCTTTTTGTTCCAATTACCTACTTATTTCATacatccctggccaagttcgcaggggttgacggtattaaagtgaaggagtttcattttgattattgtaatgtagtgttctttagtgaaatatatcacctttttaacactttaatgcgcctccaacggttcatcacgaaccggctgctgcagatggagtatggctgatcatatgcatcagacatgctcgataaacaggaggaaccgccggggctcaatagagtctattcccaagcaatagttccaagtcggttggatttaagaaggttttgatgatcgttacaaatcctaataaaagtattgtaggatttgtaACAGGTTGTGGAACCTTTTAtagccatctgacttcaaaatgttgtttgggctctatttcccacgtttctcggttgattttgattagtaattcattAATATCATAGTcgtttttcgaatttttagaatattagttggtcatattttctttaaataaagcaattaaaatcgaccgaagaattaatagtgggaaggagatttgcagcacttaattgtgctgatagattcgaagctaacatgcgaacacttaaacgcattgttgacgtcaatgcgttcgacgtgacattttggacaaaaactgactgctttttattaactgaacaacgttacttgtgtatgactaggttgacatttctaggctacgcttgagaaaatgacatggtttatctaggtaggaccgataggacaattgaacgaatttgaacatttttcatagtatttgtagggggacgaatacataatagttgacaagcaatctttattattttaaaattttataggccttttcatgtgacgtcttaaatcagctgatttttcgggcgtttgacagttcttctatgaagctgacacgttcgtgttagcagctgttgttcaagatttgtaaacaaatgcatgcacggatctgtcacatgaaaaggcctattgcaatcaactgaccaacttgacgtatttttgtttatctcttagatggtattttgacaccaacagaaaaatatcagaagttcagttgcatgtttctgtgggttttggaccgatgacaatttaaggacacaagagatgaacacagagaagtagaaaacaattagcgaaatcaagaaaacaatttgacacagaatcaactatattttaacatacagggtttgattgattcgatgaaaaaaaaacctacgacaactgacttaacgagaagaaaaacatattgaaccatactacaaaatcgaacaagacaacaaacacaaaccgtgtgaccataacactacataggcaaatcctgactgactgaccaattgaaaactttccaaccttctaccgtaactttctgagtcagtaggcaacagtgtcttaatggatatcattttccgcgtacggctggcaaactgcttctgaaagattacgtactcttttctatcttcgggtctagtgtagaggtttcaactctattcagagtgcagctagaaacctagcaaaaaaaaaaaaaaaaaaaaaatacctacttATTTCATACATCTTATTCTTCATAACAAAAGCCTCCATACAGCTCACCATAACAGGCAAACATCGTAAAGTTGGGAGgtattttaaatttgtttttgctgAGCATCAGAATCAAGTTATATATTTTTTACACAATTACATAAAAATAATACCTTCGAAATTTGAGTTTCCTCCACAGTTTCAAataagggactgttcataaaccacttagaccaaattttggccatctcagacccccccctgcctcctcgtagactttcgtccatacaaaattattGAAATTCGTTTGGAGCGTACCTAGTCTTTGGTCAGACACACAGGCGTGTCTTGTTACAAAAGTTATAACCTACAGATCGCCTGAGTGTGCTTATCTTTTAACATgttaaaggaataacatcaataataaaatctctatttttggcctgactttcgaagagtgtatctttttccacatgcatcgaatcgctttgcggtcttcgaaaaagttgttcgacacatcctgggctatactttaacattaGGGAATATAAGGTATAgaacaattttgtgttttttaagaaaaatacgaaaaagtatgatttcccatgtaaaatcccatacaaacttcaatcgcgatgcgcaaaatgtaggcttaaccaatcgtgcccaaattttgtacagttattTGGGACCTCAAAGGGCATCTGAAGAAAtttgatctgattgaatctgatcattttaaaattttcccatacaacgttgacccgccCTAATAAATAAGGACTTTTTTGCACGaacttatgctggcctgcttactgtaACAGAAAGTGAGACAACATGAGATTTCGTAACTTCCAAATTTGCGGAAAAAGTGTCTAATTGCGCCTAAAACAAACCATCCTCCAAATTCTCAAGTATCTATTCCAGTAGCTACATAATATAATTGATTGCTTTTGTTAAGTTACGAGTTGCTAAAATCGGGATGTACCTAACTCGATTGTCATAAAAACAAACATCGTCATTTAACACAGGAATATTGTGAGAATACAGCATTATCCATATGTTCATTCATTCCAAAGTTTTCGATCTGCCACTTTATGCTAATAGGGAAACATACTTTCTCTTTCCCACAGCCGAAGATCGACCAACAGCTGGCACCCACCAAACAAGGTATCGTTAGGGTAAAATTCTACCTGTACGTGGAGATGTGCGAAAACAATCTGCAGCTGGAGAACCACGTCAAAAGGCTGCAGAACCTTCGCAAGGAACTCAATCACATCAAGGATACGGACTGGCAGTACGATTCGATGGATAAATACTTTGGACACAATTAGAAGGTTTTTACGGTTCATAACAATCTTCAGTGGTGACAGTGAGATAAGCAGCAAGAAATCAATAGTTTGTTTTATATAAGCACGACATCGGAAGCAAGTTTGCGAGAAAATGTTGCGCTTGATGAAAAAGGCGATGTGGAGTCTGGTCTCCACCGTCGGAGGCCAGCAGGAATCGGAAGAGGAGAAAATCAAACGACTGGAAGCATTGGTAGAAGATAACGACGAGAAAGAAGATGAGAGTGAAAAACTTGGTTTAAAGGACGAAGATAAAAAGGAAATTCAGGCAACCAACTGCTTCGCACAAACGGGTAAAATTAGTTGAGATAAACTATGATCATCATCCAGCAATAAAAGAGTAATGTTTGTTTTCAGGTTTTGTGACAAAAGTTGAGGGAAATTATATTGTAATCGATACGACGCTACATGTGGACAAAAAAGTACTGCAAGCTTGCCCGTTCCAACACCAGCTGGAGGTGGGTGTGAAGGTGTCTTACCTGGCGTACAAAGCCCCGGATAGTGAGTCTATAAAAGTGATCAAATTGGAGGCGCTGCTAAATGAAGTGTGGGGAGAAAAACAGAAGGAGAAGGCACAGGAAGAGGAGGTAAGaatattttttaggaaaattcctaTCAGTTTTTAtgatttgttgttgtttttgtactTACTTCATTTATTGCACTTACGGCTCTATTTCGATGGAAGCTCGAGTTTTTTTTACCTGTAATTGTAATTAtttgtaggggaacttacgtattttcggccgtgttgttttcttcgtcatgagcaggttttttgaaagcttttgaactgaaagttggcctcaaatctttcccaaccaagctgatatatgcgaccaagtttcaggaaatttgggcgACAAAAACCCGCTGTCCTCGATTGTGCTTAATGCCTTGCCGCATATCAAGGAAGCATAAACGGCTGGGACATGTATGCAAAAAACACATGGCTGAACTCCAAAAGTCTGAaaatatacccaagtaaccacggtgctgaagccttattgcatgcagatatacggtgtatttagtgcaatcattactttacatgcaaacttaaggttgatttaaagtggaagtgggcaattatagaatcaaattaggattatactggtataatcttgaagcagtcgcataattgcccatttccactttaaatcaactttaagtttgcatgtaaagtaatgattgctctaagtacaccgtatatctgcatgcaataaggcttcagcaccgtggttacttgggtacagtggatggccaaaatgtttgggataggcaactttttttttctcacaaaaaagttcaacaagctataacttttcatagagcttattaaaaaatctcaaattttgactgcttgtcaacctaatatgtgtgcatcattggtacaaatttgggctcgattgattaatatttcgcaaagtcaGAACCGtgcgcgtaaaacactatttttcagacaactcatttttgaggtgtcatatctcggaaaccagtgaaccgaattgaattaaattttgaacgtacactaacaatatgtaaatgctttacaaactattaaaacaaagatactttttaaacgttgaaaaaagttatcatggattgacactttttggatttttctcaaaaaatgtgatttttttacatcaatgtcaataaattttagtgttgatatccaaagattttccacttctgttctcaagttatctttaatcagatatattagaggctattggcgattaaaagtagaggttatgtcgtgaaaatttggaagtttgaaagggaaatgccagttccccatcagtttaatcatcaattttttggtaaatttatcaataaaatgaatttttctaccccgatcccacattgaattttatctggaacgactcaatcactaaaatacgaaatgggatttcacaaaacttaacctcactttaggaggccaattcagattgaaggaaaaacacatttagtaatttttgtgtggtattgtaaatttgacttattttcctctatatgggtaaaaatgtcaaTCCTGTATAActcaattcgccgtgagaaaatattacattttataacgtcgtattgagtatcaatatattgttgataaacgttaaaaaaatcattcaattcggttcactggtttccgagatatgacagttcaaaaattagttgtctaaataatagtgttttacccgaacggttctaacttcgcgaaaaattaatcaatcgagcccaaatttgtaccacacatataataggtcgacaaaaagtcaaaatttgagattttttgatgcactctatgaaaagttacagcatgttgatttttttttgtgggagaaaaaaagttgcctatcccaaacattttggccaccccctgtatatatcAAGAGATTATGATGCCTATGCTTGTAATTAAATAGCTGTCCTAAAtaaattttcggcagttttgattTAGCTACGGTGTTTGTTTGAAAATGTATTTTATAGGTGCTGTATTCTTTCCTtgaattcaatcaaattttattcaaataacaCAAAACAAGATCCGCCCGTCGACCGACCGTTTGAGTCCAAACCTGTTAAAATCTGGTTAAGAATTTAATAAGCGGTGTGGAACAAAACGATGAACCCTGCTAATGTTTACTGTGCTGAAGCTAGTATCAAGTTCAAatcaagttacattttcagccagatacgtttgacggttctctagaaTTTATGCTCGAGTAAATTTGAGCTGTGTACTTCACATATCTTGTCCTTAATTCCTTTTTTTCGTATGTGTCTGGTCATTTTGCATTCCGTGGAAGGTAGGTTTCTCGAAATCAtgcattgatttatttttatgggTTATTAAAGGGTaatctgtggcgatttttcttggaAAAGGCAATTTTCTCACAGTATGTATGTAGGTAATTGTATGAAAACTGAAACCTGGCGctgaaatatagtttcttcgatagaGCTGAAATTTCGCATGGTTGACACGGGACCAAAATGGACGTTGTGTTTAGTCAGGTgaagggatgggaacactcacttgcaaagagttatactcacttgctattttctaaactcagaagcgtgcaatcaagaaaagatgcatggacgacttttgccttgtggttttctctaaaagtttgccgaataaagtagagTTCGCACACTCATACCAAAGTTGAGACAGTgctatgaaagcgactctccacgaggtgagtgtaatttacattcacctcgtggagagttgccttcgcagctcccttacgagttcggtatgcgtgtgcgacctctactactctattcggcaaacttttagacaaaatcacaaggcaaaagtcaaaatacatcgtttcttgattgcaagcttctgagctgagaaaacagcaagtcaaTGTAACTATtttcaagtgagtgttcccatccttggtcagGTGTTCCGATTGCACTTCGGCCAATAACATTgcttatttataaaaaaaaaaaataattgaaataatCATTCTTTGCAGAACAAGGAACTTGTACATGAAATTAGTCCCACGTACTTCAACTACAACCAGCGGAGCGAGCAGGGAACGGTCATCGCCAAACGCCGCGGACTGCTGACTGTGGAAACTGACCAGGGCGAACACTCCATCGAGATGGACAATGTCAAGCTTACTTGTGTGCTTGAGGTCGGCGACTACGTTGTGCTAGATTGTCTCGTTCAAATCGATGAAACGTACTTCGATACGCGCggcaatattttggaggtacgAGGAATAGCCCCTACTCGGGTAGTTCAGGGAAGTGGATTCGTAACCAAAGCGGACACCGATGGGGGCGAAATTCGAAGCGACGATGGAGTGTATCACTATCTAACGGATGTGTGCGAAGCTGGCCAGGTTCCAAATCACGGCGATAAAGTTATCTTCGAAGCGGTGGAAAACAGCCAACTGAATTTCCGCTGCACAAAATTGGTGATCGAAACGGCTGCCCCACGTGCGGTAGAAACTAACAAAGAGGAAGTTAAATCCAAGTACGACGATGACTTTTTCTTCGACAAACGGGGCATCAAGATAACCGATAACCTCGAGGTGAAATTTGAAAACGTGAACGAGCGGAAGGAAATAGATGTGATCATACGGAACGAGGGTGAGCGTCAGCATAAGATTATGCGATCGGTGTTCATGTCCAATAAGCAAACATCTCAAATGCGATTGCTACACCCGAGAATTACGGATACGGCCATTTTGAAACCAGGAGATTCGGTTAAGTATACGTTCGAGATCAATGCCAAGAACTACGGTATCAGTAAGGAGATTTTCATGTGGGCGTTTGGAGGAGGCTTCAAGATAGCAAGATACGTAACCGTCGTAGTTGGGGACTCTGAGGTTATCAACGATCCGATCAGAAACGAAGGAACGACCAAAGCCCGTACTGCCGCTGGTTCACATAAATTAGCCGCGTGGAACGTTTATAAAAAGGGAGGCGAAATAACACCTGGACAGAAGATTTCCAAAAGAGCTAACTTCATCGATATCAAGATAGGTGCGTATTAATTTTGGTATGGTTATTTACCTATCTTATTGCCTTTGGATTTATTTTTGTGATCAATATTGTTTGGCATATGAAAAAGCATCAGtagttgttaacatattttagaaGTCCAGCTTGCAACAGCAATTTGTGgtaataattaaaattaaaatggtgAAAtgtgacatttaaaaaaaatgtgcatAAGATTTAGCAAATCGCATGTTTCAATCAATTTTCCGCCAATACTTAACCGGTAACTATTTAAGTGATATTTcgcaaaacatgttattattatttgaaaAATTATTTTCCAGCCGTATCATTATTATTGAGCACAGTTCTTTTGTTGATTGAGCGGGACTTGAGCTCGGAAGTCATCCATCCCCAGCCCCACAATAAACCTATAACAACATAAACCTCACGCTTCTGactatataatttttttttccattgaCCTTCCTAATGCGAATGCATCACGTCAGGAATAgcttgctgacgtagtgtacgtcaTTATTAAGTGGGCAAAGTGCTGAATTCCTCAGTAGTTAGCGCACTCCAgtctgtttttgattttttatttgccAGCTTTTCTAGTTCATCATTCAATGCCACTCAACATTCTTTGAATAAACAATGAATAAGATATTCCAAATTTGCAACTGTTCCATGTGATCACAATCAAAGACAATGTGTAATTATCTCACAGATTTTAACGAAAACCGTTCATTACAAATACTGAAATGCTTTCTTTATTATTTTCCGTTTAGGTGGTTATCATGTGCCCGATGAACTCAAACAAATTTTGTTAAACCCTTCCATGAGTCGGAACCAAATTGACGAAGAATTGGATCGTACTCAGCGTTGCTTGCAGCATCCGCTGTGTCCGGAGAACTACAAGGCCGTATTCAAGACATTCCTTTGGATGGAAGACGTTCAGTGTGAGATTTCGATTGCCCGATTCAATGTCGATCGAGGCCATTTCACACGAGAAGACAGTTATCTTGCTCTGCGAATTGAAAACGTTGCTGAAAGCAGACCTTCGTTAATTCCTGGAGACAAGCTGGTGGCTACCACACCATGGGCGGCCAACAATCACGAATTGGCAAACGGAGCGTTTATACATAAGATTTTGAAGCATAAGATTCTGGTTAAGTTCAGTGAACACTTTCACGAGAAGTACAACGGAGAGGATCACAAAATTACTTTCCAGCCGACGAGAGGGGCATTCCAGAAGCAGCATCATGCAATCAATTGTGTTACAAGCGCAATGGGGATGGATTTCCTGTTCCCAACTAAAATCAACCTACGAGAACCATGGATGGacctaaaaatcaatgaaaatggcAACTTGGCTACCAATGAGTTTGATAACGAGTTCAACTGGCATAATCCAATGCTGAATCCGATACAGAAAGAAGCGATCAAGAACATTCTACGCTCTGAAGCAAGGCCGCTTCCGTACATAATCTTTGGACCACCTGGTACCGGAAAAACGATGACCTTGATCGAACTGATACATCAAATCGTGAAGCTGTTTGCAGACAGTCGAATCATGGTGGCCACACCATCGAACAGTTCGGCTAATCTAATTACGGAGCGAATCATAAATGCTAAAATATTACGTCCTGGTGAATTCATTCGAATTGTTGGTCTGAACTACGTGGAacaggaactggttccggaacatctGGCACCGTATTGCGGTACGGTTGACATTGCATCTGAGCGTACCGTGAAAGATGAAGTAATCATTACAGAATCCGGGTTGAAGCACAAGTTGCAATTGAAACATTTGGGTCGTCATAGAATCACCATTGGAACATGCGTAACTCTCGGCACGTTGATGCAGATTCGCTTCCCTCGGAATCATTTCACGCATGTCCTCATCGATGAAGCCGGGCAATGCTTGGAATCAGAATCACTCATTCCGATGACATTCATAAATCAAAACTGTGGAACCGTTGTACTGGCTGGTGATCCGATGCAGCTGGGTCCAGTAGTGATGAGCAGTCACGCGTCCGACCGTGGATTCGGCACTTCGATGTTGGTACGTTTGATGGATACACCTCTATACAGAACCGATAAAACACGCTTCCCTAAGACAAGTGGATACAATCCTCGATTGGTAACGAAGCTGCGCTACAATTATCGTTCGGTTCCAAGCATTCTGGATATCTATAGCGAGCTTTTCTATGAATCCGCACTTATtgctagaattcctgcggaaggAGGCGACGAAGCAAAGTTCCTCGATTTAGTTTACGATATTCTACCGATAAAAACAGTTCAGCAGCCGAAATGTGGCTTT contains the following coding sequences:
- the LOC109399472 gene encoding probable RNA helicase armi → MLRLMKKAMWSLVSTVGGQQESEEEKIKRLEALVEDNDEKEDESEKLGLKDEDKKEIQATNCFAQTGFVTKVEGNYIVIDTTLHVDKKVLQACPFQHQLEVGVKVSYLAYKAPDSESIKVIKLEALLNEVWGEKQKEKAQEEENKELVHEISPTYFNYNQRSEQGTVIAKRRGLLTVETDQGEHSIEMDNVKLTCVLEVGDYVVLDCLVQIDETYFDTRGNILEVRGIAPTRVVQGSGFVTKADTDGGEIRSDDGVYHYLTDVCEAGQVPNHGDKVIFEAVENSQLNFRCTKLVIETAAPRAVETNKEEVKSKYDDDFFFDKRGIKITDNLEVKFENVNERKEIDVIIRNEGERQHKIMRSVFMSNKQTSQMRLLHPRITDTAILKPGDSVKYTFEINAKNYGISKEIFMWAFGGGFKIARYVTVVVGDSEVINDPIRNEGTTKARTAAGSHKLAAWNVYKKGGEITPGQKISKRANFIDIKIGGYHVPDELKQILLNPSMSRNQIDEELDRTQRCLQHPLCPENYKAVFKTFLWMEDVQCEISIARFNVDRGHFTREDSYLALRIENVAESRPSLIPGDKLVATTPWAANNHELANGAFIHKILKHKILVKFSEHFHEKYNGEDHKITFQPTRGAFQKQHHAINCVTSAMGMDFLFPTKINLREPWMDLKINENGNLATNEFDNEFNWHNPMLNPIQKEAIKNILRSEARPLPYIIFGPPGTGKTMTLIELIHQIVKLFADSRIMVATPSNSSANLITERIINAKILRPGEFIRIVGLNYVEQELVPEHLAPYCGTVDIASERTVKDEVIITESGLKHKLQLKHLGRHRITIGTCVTLGTLMQIRFPRNHFTHVLIDEAGQCLESESLIPMTFINQNCGTVVLAGDPMQLGPVVMSSHASDRGFGTSMLVRLMDTPLYRTDKTRFPKTSGYNPRLVTKLRYNYRSVPSILDIYSELFYESALIARIPAEGGDEAKFLDLVYDILPIKTVQQPKCGFIFWGVNGVNKQTPESPSWFNPAEAKSVFNMLLKLYKKGVRPEDIGVITPYQQQAKTIRRILEESNLQKPKIGSVEEFQGQERMVILISTVRTSKSQLLSDQQHALGFVASPKRLNVAISRARALLIIFGSPQLLSADKQWLKLLYRAINNDTYCGCDLPDHLAPHAISDRALNGYNHTDEN